In the Saccharococcus thermophilus genome, TGTACTACAAAGGTATGATAAACGGGGGAAAAAAGAACAAAAAAATAAAGGAAGTTTAATTCACTCCCTTTAGTGATATACGTCGATGTTTTGCTTCTCGGATGAGAAAAAAGTATTTCGCTTCCGCAATGTGAAGCGCTACTAATACGTCCTCCGATGGATCTACGCTTTTTTCAATGAGCCGTTTCTGCTCATACCACTCGTCTCTCATCGCCTGTAATTCGTTTACTAACTTTTCATCGAATTGCTTTTTTAACCAACCTTTCCGTCGCCATAACAAGTGACCCCCACCTCTTTCTCTTTCTATAACTCGCGGCGTCCTTCTAAGGCTTTTGAAAGCGTTACTTCATCGGCATATTCCAAATCGCCGCCCACTGGGAGACCGTGGGCAATTCTTGTCACCTTAATTCCCGTTGGCTTTAACAACCGCGATATATACATCGCCGTCGCTTCCCCTTCGATGTTCGGGTTTGTCGCTAAAATCACCTCTTGTACCGTTTCGTCTTGCAATCTTTTTAGCAACTCGGCAATTTTTATATCTTCCGGACCGATCCCTTCCATTGGCGAAATAGCGCCGTGCAATACATGGTAAAGACCGTTATATTCTTTCATCTTTTCCATGGCGATGACGTCTTTTGGGTCTTGTACCACGCATATCGTCGTTTTGTCTCGTCTTTCATCTTTGCAAATATAACAAGGATCTGTATCCGTAATATGGCCGCAAATCGTACAATATTTAATATTGCGTTTGACGTCCACAAGCGCTTTAGCAAATTCCAACACCGTATCTTCTTTCATCGTTAAAACAAAAAAGGCAAGACGAACGGCCGTTTTGGGCCCGATTCCGGGAAGCTTCATAAAACTATCAATCAGCTTAGATATCGGTTCAGGATAATGCATAAAAGACCTCCTAGAATAATCCCGGAATATTCAATCCTTTTGTAAATTGTCCCATCATTTCGTTTGCAAGCTCATCCGCTTTTTTCAACGCATCATTGGTTGCTGCTAACACTAAATCTTGAAGCATTTCAATATCTTCCGGATCCACTACTTCTTCTTTAATTTTTACTTCCAAAATTTGTTTGTGGCCATTCGCGATCACTGTCACCATACCGCCTCCTGCGGTGCCCTCTACTGTTTTTTCACCTAGTTGCTCTTGTGCTTTCTGCATCTCCTTTTGCATTTTTTGCATTTGCTTTAACATTTTTTGCATATTTCCCATTCCGCCACGCATCATCGTTTTTTTCCTCCTTCATATCCAGTTCTTTATTCTTTAATTTCAATTAATTCCTCGCCAAACAGCCGTTTTGCTTCCGCTATTAAAGGATCTTCTTCCTCCTGTTCCTGTTTGGCTTCTTTTCCACGAATAAATTCTTCCCTTATCTTTCCCCATTCTTCTTCAGGAACAGCTACCATTTCAAAGCGTTTTTTCGTCAGTTCAAATAGAATGGCCTCTAAATTATCTTTCACATAATTCGTATTATCAGCAGCCATTTTGCAGTGAATCTCATACTTAAACTTTAACACAAACGCGTTTGGACTCGCGGCAACTGGCTCGCTTTCTTGCAGTAAGGCCGCATGAGATACTTTATGTTGCTTTTTCAGCGTATCCAGCATCTCGGCCCAATGGCTTTTAATCAACGCCAAATCTTGATGAGTCGCTTGCTTTAATATTTCGTAAATCCGGCCAATTGGTGTTTTATATCCTCCTGTTTTTAGCCCTTTTGTTTGTTTTTTCGCTGGCGCGGAAGTTGCTGCTGCGGCAGATACATTTTGCTCTTTAAGACGGCGCAGTTCCGCTTCCAAATATTCTACCCTTTGGATCAACGATTGAAGTTCTTCGGAAGGCGGCAATGCTTGTGAAACTTGCTGATGGCACAGCTTTATTAGCGCAACTTCTAAAAAAATGCGCGGATGATTCGTCCATTTCATCTCCTGCTGGCTTTTATTTAACACTTCAATCGTTTCATATAGGTTAGAGACCGGCACAGCCTCCGCCAGATGTTTAAACGCGTCGTCCACTATCGCGCCTTTGATTGCCCCTTCTACATGGGGAGCCGTTTTGTATAGCAAAAGATCGCGATAATAAAAAATTAAATCTTCGATCAGACGATTAGGGTCTTTCCCTTGATCCATCATTTTTTCAAGCAGTTGCAATACCGTTGCCGCATCTTTCTCATATATCGCCTTCACTAGCGAAGCTAATGTCGCCGAAGATACAGCTCCGGTCATAGCAAGGACGTCTTCAAGCAGCAACTGTCCGTTACTAAAAGAAATTGCTTGGTCCAGCAAACTTAACGCGTCGCGCATCCCGCCATCGGCCGCGCGCGCGATTGCTGACAACGCCTCATCCGCAGCTTCGATGCCTTGCTGACTGACGACATGTCTTAACCTTGCAACAATCGAAGGCAACGGAATTCTCCGAAAATCAAAGCGCTGACAACGAGAAATAATCGTAAGCGGAATTTTATGAGGTTCTGTTGTTGCCAATATAAAAATAACATGCTTTGGCGGCTCCTCTAGCGTTTTTAACAACGCGTTGAAAGCACCGATCGAAAGCATATGCACCTCATCGATAATATATACTTTGTAACGAACCGATGTCGGTGCAAATTTCACTTTATCGCGAATATCGCGGATTTCATCCACACGGTTATTTGAAGCCGCGTCGATTTCCAGCACATCTGGAATGGTACCGTTTGTAATTCCAACGCACGCCGGACATTCGTTGCACGGTTCCGCCGTCGGAGCATGCTCACAATTTACCGCTTTGGCAAAAATTTTGGCAGCGCTTGTTTTTCCTGTACCGCGCGGACCGGAAAACAAATAGGCATGAGATATTTTATTTTGAAGCAGGGCACTTTGCAATGTTTTCGTTACGTGTTCTTGACCGACTACATCAGCAAACCGCTGCGGCCGAAAAACACGATATAAAGCTTGATATGTCACGAAATGGCCCTCCTCTTTTTCTCGTCTCATCTATTATATAATGTCTTCTCCTTTTTTTAAAATAAGAAATAAAAAAACTCACTCGCAAGGAGTGAGTTTGCTTTCCATATGTAAGGCCGTGCACCTTCTGTCGATTAGCTGCCCCAAGCGTTGCTCAAGCAGTTAGCTCAGTCCAGGCACCCCCGCGGCACATGGGAGCATCCGCTTACTGCTGCTTCCTTCCGGACCTGACAGGGTTCACGGAATCCCATTGCGCGGGACCCAGACGTCAACACCACTTACTTGAGACAGACCTCACAGCAGACTAACCTCGAGAAGGAATTCAGCCTCGCTAGAGCGGATTGCGAGTACAGGGCACCGCTACCTCCCCGCTTAGCACGGCAATATAAGTATAGCGGTTTTGCAAAAAAAATGCAATGACTGCGCGTTGTAATTTAATTGGAACTTTGCCCAACATTTTTCTTTTTCTCGCGAAGCTTGCGAAAAAAATTGCTTAACATTTGCCCACATTCGTCGCCTAATACCCCGCTTGTCACTTCAACCTGATGATTAAACCGCTCTTCTTGAAGCAAATTCATCAACGTCCCGGCACAGCCTCCCTTTGGGTCGCTGGCGCCGAACACGACGCGCTTGACGCGGGCAAGGACAATAGCGCCGGCACACATCGCGCACGGCTCTAGTGTGACATATAATGTCGCATCTTCTAGGCGCCATGAACGTGTTGCCTTGCACGCTTCATCAATCGCTAAAATTTCTGCATGGGCAATCGCGCGCTGCTCTGTTTCCCTTAAATTATGAGAACGGGCAATAACGCGGCCATCTTGGACAATCACCGCTCCAATTGGGACTTCTCCCATCTGTTCCGCCTTTTTTGCTTCTTCTATGGCCAAACGCATATAGTATTCGTCGCTGATCATGCTCCACTCCTCGCAAAACGGTCATTTCTGCTCTTTTTCCATCATAAAATAAGAAGAACGAAGACGCAACTAGGGGGTATAATATGCAAATCCATGTTGTACAAAGCGGGCAAACGTTAAGTGGAATCGCGCAAGCGTATGATACGACTCCGGAAGACATCATTCGAGCAAACCAATTGCCAAATCCTAACGATCTTGTCGTCGGCCAAGCAATGGTGATTCCAATCGTCGGACGTTTTTACTGGGTACAGCGCGGCGATAGTTTATGGTCAATTTCCCAAAAATTTTCCATTCCCATGCAGCGGCTTGCTGAAGTAAACCATATTTCTCTTAACAGTCCGTTACAAGTTGGACAACGGTTATATATCCCCCCAGGAACCAAGCGCAGAGCTGAATTTAACGGATATATCGAACCTCGCGGAACGACTGTCAGCCCAGCTTTGGAGGAAAGCGCTCGCCAAGCTGCACCATATTTAACTTATTTGGCTCCATTTCGTTTTCAAATCCAGCGAAACGCTACGCTGAAAGAGCCTCCTTTGAATAATTTCCCATCTATCGCCCGCACCAATAATGTTACTTTAATCATGGTCATCACTAATATTGAAAATGATCAGTTTAGCGATGAACTGGGAGCGATTATTTTAAACAACGAATCACTACAAAACCAGTTTTTGGAAAATATCGTCACAACCGCCAAAAAATATGGATTTCGCGATATCCACTTTGATATGGAATACTTGCGCCCTCAAGACCGCGAGGCGTATAATTCGTTTTTACGAAAAGCAAAGCGGCGGTTCAAGCAAGAAGGATGGCTGATGTCTACGGCGTTGGCGCCGAAAACGAGCGCCACGCAAAGAGGCCGATGGTATGAAGCACACGACTACCGTGCCCACGGCCAAATCGCCGATTTTGTCGTCATTATGACGTACGAATGGGGATATAGCGGGGGCCCGCCGATGCCGGTTTCTCCAATCGGCCCCGTCCGCAGGGTGCTCGAATATGCAATTTCCGAAATGCCTGCAGGGAAAATTTTAATGGGACAAAACTTATATGGTTATGACTGGACTCTTCCGTATGTTCCAGGCGGGCCGTATGCGCGGGCGATCAGCCCGCAGCAGGCAATCCAGCTTGCCGCCCAACACAACGTTGCCATTCAATACGATACGAGAGCACAAGCTCCACATTTCCGCTATCGGGACGAAAGCGGAAAAGAACATGAAGTTTGGTTTGAAGACGCCCGCTCCATTCAAGCAAAATTTAATTTAGTTAAAGAGCTTGGCTTACGGGGAATGAGCTATTGGAAATTAGGATTAGATTTCCCGCAAAACTGGCTGCTTCTAACGGATAATTTTACTGTCGTTAAAAGATAAATCCTTTTCTTCGCACTTGGAAACATGCCCAAGTGCGTTTTTTATGTTAGAATAAATTTGTTTTGTTTACGAAGAAGGGAGAAATAGAACATGAGGAACGTTCCGTTTGTTGCGGTGGAAGGTCCGATTGGGGTAGGAAAAACCTCGTTAGCAGCGGCAATCGCCAAACAATTTCATTACCATTTAGTAAAAGAAATTGTCGAAGAAAATCCATTTCTCGGGAAATTTTATGAAAATATGGAGGAATGGAGCTTCCAAACGGAAATGTTTTTTCTTTGCCATCGCTACAAACAATTAGAGGAGATTCAGCACCGTTTTCTCCAACAAAAAGTCCCAGTTGTCGCGGATTATCATATGATGAAAAACTTAATTTTCGCCAAAAAAACGCTAAAAGATCACCATTATCAAAAATATGCAAAAATATACGATATTTTAATCGACGGCTTGCCGCAGCCAAATATCATTATTTACTTACATGCCAGCCTAGATACCTTGTTAGCACGTATCCAAAAACGCGGCCGTGATTTTGAAAAAAACATCGATCCGCTCTATTTACAGCAGCTTTGCACTGACTATGAAGAAATCTTTTCCTTATTTGAGCGGGAACATCCGCACATCCCTGTCCTCCGCTTTAATGGAGATCAGCTGGATTTCGTTCAACGAAAAGAAGATTTACATTACATATTGGAACGAATAAATCATGTCATAAAAGGAGCTTTATCATGATGAATTTACGTGAAAAATACCGTATCCCAGATCATGCAGTCATTACGATTGCCGGCACAGTCGGTGTTGGTAAATCGACCTTGACAAAAGCATTGGCAAAAGCATTAAACTTCCGCACTTCATTGGAAAAAGTAGATACGAATCCATACTTGGAGAAGTTTTACGACGATTTTGAACGCTGGAGTTTTCACTTGCAAATTTATTTCCTCGCCGAGCGGTTTAAAGAGCAAAAGCGGATGTTTGAATACGGCGGCGGGTTTGTCCAAGACCGCTCTATTTATGAAGACGCCCATATTTTTGCAAAAATGCACTTTGAAAACGGGACGATGACAGCTGTTGATTATGAAACATATACAAGCTTATTCCAGGCAATGGTGATGACACCGTATTTTCCTCATCCCGATTTGCTTATTTATTTGGAAGGAAGTTTTGACGAAGTGATGAAACGCATTCGTGAGCGCGGGCGTCCAATGGAGCAAAAAACACCTGTATCCTATTGGAAAGAGATGTACGAGCGCTACGAGACATGGATTAACGAATTTAACTTCTGCCCTGTTTTGCGTATAAATATTAACGAATATGACATTATCGGAGATGAGCAATCGATCGAACCGATTATTCAAAAAGCAGCAGCGATTATTCATGAATACGAACGCATAAAAAATAACCGCCGTCGTTAGGCGGTTATTTTTCTTGAAAATAAAAATTCGTTACGATAACGTAACGAATTGTTTCGGATAACAATCTCCACTTATGCGCGTTGGTACTCTTCATTTGCTTTCATGGCGGAGGAGGAGGGATTCGAACCCCCGCGCGCCTTACGGCGCCTCTCGGTTTTCAAGACCGACCCCTTCAGCCAGACTTGGGTACTCCTCCGTGCTGACGTCATTCAATATAACATTATCGCCGATAAAAGTCAATATCTTTGTATAGTGGAAGCGGGGCGCAACCCCCGCTTCTTTTTTGGCTAGCGAATAACGTCTCTATTTCCCATATATGGACGCAATACTTCCGGAATGACAACCGTTCCGTCTTCCTGTTGATAGTTCTCTAAAATAGCGGCAACCGTACGGCCGATAGCCAACCCTGAGCCATTGAGCGTATGCACGTATTCCGGTTTCGCTTTCGGGTCGCGACGGAAACGGATATTGGCGCGGCGCGCCTGAAACGCTTCAAAATTGCTGCAAGAAGAAATTTCCCGATACGTTCCGTAGCTTGGCAACCATACTTCAATATCGTATGTTTTCGCAGCCGAAAAGCCCAAATCTCCCGTGCATAAACATACCACGCGATAAGGCAGTCCAAGCCGCTGCAAAATTCTTTCCGCTTGATTCGTCAGCTTTTCTAATTCATCATACGAATCTTCCGGTTTGACAAACTTCACCAGCTCTACTTTGTTAAATTGATGCTGGCGAATCAGCCCTCTTGTGTCGCGTCCTGCAGAACCGGCCTCGGCGCGGAAACATGCGCTGTAAGCCGCATAATAAATCGGTAAATCTTCCGCAGATAAAATTTCATCGCGATGCAGATTCGTCACCGGCACTTCCGCCGTCGGAATGAGGAAGTAGTCTTCGTTTTCGACGCGAAATGCATCCTCTTCAAATTTTGGCAGTTGCCCTGTACCTGTCATGCTGGCCCGGTTGACCAAATACGGCGGCAGCACTTCCTGATAGCCAAACTCTTCGATATGCACATCAAGCATAAAGTTAATCAACGCACGCTCCAAACGGGCGCCCATCCCTTTATAAAACACGAAGCGGCTTCCTGTGACTTTCGCGGCCCGCTCAAAATCAAGAATGCCAAGTTGATCAGCAATTTCCCAATGCGGTTTCGGTTCAAACGAAAACGAACGTGGTTCCCCCCATTTACGGATTTCCACATTATCCTCTTCTGACTTGCCAACAGGTACCGATTCATGCGGAACGTTTGGAATGGATAACAACAGGGCATTTAATTCCTCTTCCACTTGGCGGATTTCTTCATCCATCGCTTTAATTTGCTCCCCGACTTCGCGCATTTGCGCAATCAGATGCTCCGCGTCTTTTTTTTCGCGTTTTAATACAGCTATTTGTTGCGATACTTCATTTCTTGAATTTTTTAGTTCTTCTGCTTTTGTAATCAGTTCGCGCCGCTTTTTGTCGAGTTCTTCAAAGCGATCCATATTCGCTAAGTCTCCGCCGCGCTGTTGTAGTTTTTCTTTTACTTCCTGAAAGTGGTTGCGTAAAAATTTGATATCGAGCATATGCGATACCTCCTTCGTTTATTATTATATAAAATAAAAACTCTCGTCCCAAAAAGGGACGAGAGTAATCCCGCGTTGCCACCCTTATTGAAGACAAGGTTGTCTTCCGCTTGCATCGATAACGGCGAAAAACCGAAAATGCTTACTAGCTTACGCATTCAGCATTTTACTCAAGGACGGATTCACAAGCGTTTCCCATCGGTTCGCACCACCCACCGACTCTCTGAAGAGAAACGGCCTTGCTACTAGTTCCTTTCATCGCTTTCCCGTTATACACTTTTGCCGATCACTTGTACCAATAATGTACTATAAGTTTTTGT is a window encoding:
- a CDS encoding YaaL family protein, with amino-acid sequence MLWRRKGWLKKQFDEKLVNELQAMRDEWYEQKRLIEKSVDPSEDVLVALHIAEAKYFFLIREAKHRRISLKGVN
- the tadA gene encoding tRNA adenosine(34) deaminase TadA, with translation MISDEYYMRLAIEEAKKAEQMGEVPIGAVIVQDGRVIARSHNLRETEQRAIAHAEILAIDEACKATRSWRLEDATLYVTLEPCAMCAGAIVLARVKRVVFGASDPKGGCAGTLMNLLQEERFNHQVEVTSGVLGDECGQMLSNFFRKLREKKKNVGQSSN
- a CDS encoding deoxynucleoside kinase, coding for MRNVPFVAVEGPIGVGKTSLAAAIAKQFHYHLVKEIVEENPFLGKFYENMEEWSFQTEMFFLCHRYKQLEEIQHRFLQQKVPVVADYHMMKNLIFAKKTLKDHHYQKYAKIYDILIDGLPQPNIIIYLHASLDTLLARIQKRGRDFEKNIDPLYLQQLCTDYEEIFSLFEREHPHIPVLRFNGDQLDFVQRKEDLHYILERINHVIKGALS
- the recR gene encoding recombination mediator RecR, which translates into the protein MHYPEPISKLIDSFMKLPGIGPKTAVRLAFFVLTMKEDTVLEFAKALVDVKRNIKYCTICGHITDTDPCYICKDERRDKTTICVVQDPKDVIAMEKMKEYNGLYHVLHGAISPMEGIGPEDIKIAELLKRLQDETVQEVILATNPNIEGEATAMYISRLLKPTGIKVTRIAHGLPVGGDLEYADEVTLSKALEGRREL
- a CDS encoding YbaB/EbfC family nucleoid-associated protein → MMRGGMGNMQKMLKQMQKMQKEMQKAQEQLGEKTVEGTAGGGMVTVIANGHKQILEVKIKEEVVDPEDIEMLQDLVLAATNDALKKADELANEMMGQFTKGLNIPGLF
- a CDS encoding LysM peptidoglycan-binding domain-containing protein: MQIHVVQSGQTLSGIAQAYDTTPEDIIRANQLPNPNDLVVGQAMVIPIVGRFYWVQRGDSLWSISQKFSIPMQRLAEVNHISLNSPLQVGQRLYIPPGTKRRAEFNGYIEPRGTTVSPALEESARQAAPYLTYLAPFRFQIQRNATLKEPPLNNFPSIARTNNVTLIMVITNIENDQFSDELGAIILNNESLQNQFLENIVTTAKKYGFRDIHFDMEYLRPQDREAYNSFLRKAKRRFKQEGWLMSTALAPKTSATQRGRWYEAHDYRAHGQIADFVVIMTYEWGYSGGPPMPVSPIGPVRRVLEYAISEMPAGKILMGQNLYGYDWTLPYVPGGPYARAISPQQAIQLAAQHNVAIQYDTRAQAPHFRYRDESGKEHEVWFEDARSIQAKFNLVKELGLRGMSYWKLGLDFPQNWLLLTDNFTVVKR
- the serS gene encoding serine--tRNA ligase; the protein is MLDIKFLRNHFQEVKEKLQQRGGDLANMDRFEELDKKRRELITKAEELKNSRNEVSQQIAVLKREKKDAEHLIAQMREVGEQIKAMDEEIRQVEEELNALLLSIPNVPHESVPVGKSEEDNVEIRKWGEPRSFSFEPKPHWEIADQLGILDFERAAKVTGSRFVFYKGMGARLERALINFMLDVHIEEFGYQEVLPPYLVNRASMTGTGQLPKFEEDAFRVENEDYFLIPTAEVPVTNLHRDEILSAEDLPIYYAAYSACFRAEAGSAGRDTRGLIRQHQFNKVELVKFVKPEDSYDELEKLTNQAERILQRLGLPYRVVCLCTGDLGFSAAKTYDIEVWLPSYGTYREISSCSNFEAFQARRANIRFRRDPKAKPEYVHTLNGSGLAIGRTVAAILENYQQEDGTVVIPEVLRPYMGNRDVIR
- the dnaX gene encoding DNA polymerase III subunit gamma/tau, translated to MTYQALYRVFRPQRFADVVGQEHVTKTLQSALLQNKISHAYLFSGPRGTGKTSAAKIFAKAVNCEHAPTAEPCNECPACVGITNGTIPDVLEIDAASNNRVDEIRDIRDKVKFAPTSVRYKVYIIDEVHMLSIGAFNALLKTLEEPPKHVIFILATTEPHKIPLTIISRCQRFDFRRIPLPSIVARLRHVVSQQGIEAADEALSAIARAADGGMRDALSLLDQAISFSNGQLLLEDVLAMTGAVSSATLASLVKAIYEKDAATVLQLLEKMMDQGKDPNRLIEDLIFYYRDLLLYKTAPHVEGAIKGAIVDDAFKHLAEAVPVSNLYETIEVLNKSQQEMKWTNHPRIFLEVALIKLCHQQVSQALPPSEELQSLIQRVEYLEAELRRLKEQNVSAAAATSAPAKKQTKGLKTGGYKTPIGRIYEILKQATHQDLALIKSHWAEMLDTLKKQHKVSHAALLQESEPVAASPNAFVLKFKYEIHCKMAADNTNYVKDNLEAILFELTKKRFEMVAVPEEEWGKIREEFIRGKEAKQEQEEEDPLIAEAKRLFGEELIEIKE
- a CDS encoding deoxynucleoside kinase produces the protein MNLREKYRIPDHAVITIAGTVGVGKSTLTKALAKALNFRTSLEKVDTNPYLEKFYDDFERWSFHLQIYFLAERFKEQKRMFEYGGGFVQDRSIYEDAHIFAKMHFENGTMTAVDYETYTSLFQAMVMTPYFPHPDLLIYLEGSFDEVMKRIRERGRPMEQKTPVSYWKEMYERYETWINEFNFCPVLRININEYDIIGDEQSIEPIIQKAAAIIHEYERIKNNRRR